From one Triticum urartu cultivar G1812 chromosome 3, Tu2.1, whole genome shotgun sequence genomic stretch:
- the LOC125547494 gene encoding cysteine-rich receptor-like protein kinase 25, which yields MAPGFMPRRLIAFLLIFCVLRRGQGGSTTSPGQQSLLCGSQKYEIGSPYDDHVRWLLPNLTESVIQDGAISGWADVGNVASDPDDGVGCMAMCYADHGREDCAQCLRYAAGRFLQGKDCPNARNASAFYDTCMVWYYQLSPVVGFGYLSVAVKSDLGLDLTGSQDVVSFRRKRRLLLQDLSSRAIASKQYAAASSTSYYGSAFQSIYGLVQCQRFLSRENCSCCLNELTQYVAGHRSTMTIGAVKTYWCYIRYGTEKFDDYISEYMATPPSPNDAWATAPAMAPALAPAPPPHKREATMIGVIIGICSGSIVLVTGIMLLLRYLFRGRLSRVPSRQSIQLGSSAPMQFSASQLRDATNNFTDPLGSGAFGTVYKGTMGGKEVAVKKLHSKDGVVGAAFTSEAHMLMAFKHKNLVKLLGYCDTGDDRLLCFEYLSGGSIDKLIYKGSGYVLDWSGRYKIVQGICSGLHYLHHELDHEQNIVHLDLKASNVLVSRGDGGDITCVKIADFGLSKFFKADLTHSYTEQVVGLLAYMAPEYVCKGRISPKADIYSFGILILEIVTGRCAKVGDSSGDFITWVHEEWRGDVRALMDVDGLPGDSITQARNCIEIALDCIQEDPNSRPDAAMIRQRLSHV from the exons ATGGCGCCCGGTTTCATGCCGAGGCGCCTGATCGCCTTCCTCCTCATCTTTTGTgtcctccgccgggggcaggGGGGCAGCACAACCTCGCCGGGGCAGCAGTCCCTGCTGTGTGGCTCGCAAAAGTACGAGATAGGCAGCCCCTACGACGACCACGTTCGCTGGCTTCTTCCCAACCTTACCGAGTCCGTCATCCAGGACGGCGCCATTTCCGGCTGGGCTGACGTTGGCAACGTGGCCAGCGACCCTGATGATGGGGTGGGTTGCATGGCCATGTGCTACGCGGACCACGGCCGGGAAGACTGCGCGCAGTGCCTCAGGTACGCCGCCGGCCGGTTCCTCCAAGGGAAGGACTGCCCCAACGCCAGGAACGCGTCCGCCTTCTACGACACCTGCATGGTATGGTACTACCAGCTCTCCCCGGTGGTGGGCTTCGGCTACTTATCCGTGGCGGTCAAAAGCGATTTGGGGCTTGACCTCACCGGCAGCCAAGATGTGGTGAGCTTCCGGAGGAAGCGGAGATTGCTTCTGCAAGATCTATCTAGCCGGGCGATTGCGTCCAAGCAGTACGCCGCGGCCAGCAGCACCAGCTACTACGGCAGCGCCTTCCAAAGCATCTACGGCCTTGTCCAGTGCCAGAGGTTCCTGTCCAGAGAAAACTGCAGCTGCTGCCTCAACGAGTTGACACAATATGTTGCGGGTCATCGCAGCACCATGACTATAGGCGCGGTCAAAACTTACTGGTGCTACATCAGATATGGGacggagaagttcgatgattacaTCTCCGAATACATGGCGACGCCGCCGTCGCCCAACGACGCTTGGGCAACAGCACCCGCCATGGCACCAGCGCTGGCGCCGGCGCCACCACCCCACAAA AGGGAGGCAACGATGATAGGAGTTATCATAGGTATTTGCAGCGGCAGCATCGTCTTGGTGACCGGGATTATGCTTCTTCTCAGGTACCTCTTCCGTGGGAGGTTGTCCCGTGTGCCTTCCAGGCAAAGCATACAACTTGGCAGCTCCGCGCCAATGCAGTTTTCAGCCAGCCAGCTCAGGGACGCGACTAACAACTTCACTGACCCTCTAGGCAGCGGTGCATTCGGTACCGTGTACAAG GGTACAATGGGAGGGAAGGAGGTCGCCGTAAAGAAGCTTCATAGCAAGGATGGTGTCGTAGGGGCGGCCTTCACTAGCGAAGCCCACATGCTCATGGCGTTCAAGCATAAGAATCTTGTGAAGCTGCTGGGGTACTGTGACACAGGCGACGACAGGTTGCTCTGCTTCGAGTATCTCAGTGGCGGAAGCATCGATAAGCTTATCTATA AGGGAAGTGGGTACGTGCTAGATTGGAGCGGACGCTACAAGATTGTGCAAGGAATATGTTCAGGCCTGCACTACCTACACCACGAACTAGACCATGAGCAGAACATCGTTCACCTGGATTTGAAAGCGAGCAACGTACTGGTCAGCCGCGGCGATGGGGGAGACATCACCTGTGTGAAGATCGCCGACTTTGGCCTCTCAAAGTTCTTCAAAGCGGATCTAACACACTCGTACACGGAGCAGGTCGTTGGTCTATT GGCGTACATGGCACCGGAATACGTCTGCAAGGGCAGAATTTCACCCAAGGCCGATATATACAGCTTTGGCATTCTTATTCTGGAGATAGTCACTGGGCGATGCGCCAAGGTGGGCGATTCTTCGGGCGACTTCATCACCTGG GTTCATGAGGAGTGGAGAGGAGACGTCCGAGCTCTCATGGATGTTGATGGCCTGCCGGGCGACTCTATCACACAAGCCCGCAACTGCATCGAGATAGCGCTGGACTGCATCCAGGAAGACCCCAACAGCAGGCCGGACGCGGCAATGATAAGGCAGAGGCTCTCGCATGTATGA
- the LOC125542289 gene encoding uncharacterized protein LOC125542289, translating to MGPGRLKESVMAFPPPNPNGLAGGELGHSGSGDRASPPHLSPAYIVSVPPSPSPLLSTTGRQRRALGGAPSVSRQTPSTGYRKGCLCGGACWWAASWLVGSDPVGRWGLELGEILAGSFGYDAVTPADATIPPWRVSVVFIPLYPPRAAGNPRTRPGSSVVGVAFLPGVLLGTRRIGA from the exons ATGGGCCCTGGGCGGTTGAAAGAAAGCGTTATGGCCTTTCCTCCCCCAAATCCGAATGggctcgccggcggcgagctcggcCACTCCGGCTCCGGCGACCGAGCCTCCCCTCCCCATCTCTCTCCAGCATACATAGTCTCCGTGCCCCCCAGCCCCTCCCCTCTCCTTTCCACCACCGGACGGCAAAGGCGCGCGCTCGGCGGCGCACCGTCGGTCAGTCGCCAGACTCCTTCCACCG GCTATCGAAAGGGTTGTCTCTGCGGTGGCGCATGCTGGTGGGCGGCGAGCTGGCTGGTTGGCTCCGATCCGGTTGGGCGGTGGGGTTTGGAGTTGGGAGAAATCCTTGCCGGGTCTTTCGGCTACGATGCGGTGACGCCTGCGGATGCCACCATTCCTCCCTGGAGGGTGTCGGTGGTCTTCATTCCCCTCTATCCTCCGCGTGCCGCGGGAAACCCTAGGACACGTCCGGGCAGCAGCGTCGTCGGCGTTGCATTCCTTCCTGGGGTGTTGCTTGGTACGCGGAGGATCGGAGCCTAG
- the LOC125542288 gene encoding disease resistance protein RPM1-like — MAEGVVALLIAKLGFALAKEAATFGASLLCKEASALKGLFGEIREAKEELESMQAYLQGAERFKDTDETTGIFVNKVRGFAFEIEDVVDEFTYKLEDTHGGFTTKMKKMVKHIKAWRRLTLKLQDIKGRLQGADRRKVRYDMRGIDRGGCNNVQSRSADHSLNPPREEDLVGIEENKDKLMHWLVGDLEEQGSKIATIWGMGGVGKTTLVHHVYKAVKMDFAKYAWITVSSSYQVEDLLRQIATELGVAIGLADANRNLVEVIHNHLQGSEYLIVLDDVWHLDVWFKVRNAFPTESTSRFVITTRIQEVALLATKNCTIKLEPLERHHAWQLFCNEAFWNNEKKTCPDELQILAQMFLDKCGGLPIAIACVGRLLSCRHPTYSEWKSLYKELELQLSNNVILDVNAVLKVSLEDLPTDLKNCFLYCTMFPEDYLFQRRQVMRHWIASGFIKEAGNKTLDEVAEGYLNKLVNRSLLQVVERNRAGQVYRCRMHDILRVLALTKSEEESFCHVYNGLTPFSTKKTRRLSIQSTNVEQLAPLLCATSLRSLHVFESHLRIDSLEAFLKPFNLLSTLDLQGVQIKRLPKIVFNLFNLRFLGLRDTHIEYLPKEIGRLQNLEVLDAYNSMLSALPVQVATLRKLKYLYVVTIPAGADERVLTFEGIQVPKGIGNLTDLLALQLIEASSEVLFQLGYLTKMRSFSITKVRSGHWADLCGAIAKMVHLVHVTIHSLDQREVLQLESLCLPPTVSEVVIYAQLDQRVLPQFVSSSSKLINLTGLHLGWSKLDENSFACLLGLHGLVTLVLNKAYDGKELNFPATSLPKLKYLRIWDAPNLSRVTIKQRAMQNIVQLILTDCPELKHLPHGIEHLSTLEYLKLCDISEELTRKLQLNEESKECNEDWMKISHVRWVDFN; from the coding sequence ATGGCAGAGGGTGTTGTAGCGTTGCTGATTGCCAAGCTTGGTTTTGCCTTGGCAAAAGAGGCAGCAACCTTTGGTGCATCGCTGCTATGCAAGGAAGCATCTGCACTCAAGGGTCTCTTCGGCGAGATCCGTGAGGCCAAGGAGGAGCTGGAGAGCATGCAGGCCTATCTCCAGGGGGCGGAGCGGTTCAAGGACACCGATGAGACCACCGGCATCTTCGTCAACAAGGTTAGGGGCTTCGCCTTCGAGATCGAGGATGTGGTCGACGAGTTCACCTACAAGCTGGAAGACACCCATGGGGGATTCACgaccaagatgaagaagatggtCAAGCACATCAAGGCATGGCGCCGTCTGACACTCAAGCTCCAAGATATTAAGGGCAGGCTTCAGGGTGCAGATAGGAGAAAGGTCCGCTACGACATGAGAGGGATTGATAGAGGGGGCTGCAACAATGTTCAGTCAAGATCTGCTGACCATTCTCTGAATCCTCCTAGGGAAGAGGATCTTGTGGGTATTGAGGAGAACAAGGACAAGCTGATGCACTGGCTGGTGGGTGATTTGGAGGAGCAGGGGAGCAAGATTGCAACTATTTGGGGAATGGGAGGTGTGGGTAAGACCACTTTGGTTCATCATGTGTACAAGGCCGTGAAGATGGACTTTGCTAAATATGCGTGGATAACAGTATCAAGTAGCTACCAAGTTGAAGACTTGTTGAGACAGATAGCAACTGAACTCGGTGTCGCAATTGGCCTCGCGGACGCAAACAGGAACCTGGTTGAGGTAATCCACAATCATCTGCAAGGTTCAGAATATCTCATAGTTCTGGATGATGTTTGGCATTTGGATGTTTGGTTTAAGGTAAGGAATGCATTTCCTACAGAAAGCACTAGTCGATTTGTCATCACCACTAGAATCCAGGAGGTGGCATTGCTGGCAACAAAAAACTGTACAATCAAATTGGAACCATTAGAAAGACATCATGCATGGCAGTTATTTTGCAATGAAGCCTTTTGGAACAATGAGAAAAAAACATGCCCAGATGAACTACAAATTTTAGCTCAAATGTTTCTGGATAAGTGTGGTGGCTTGCCCATTGCTATTGCTTGTGTAGGCCGCTTGTTGTCATGCAGGCATCCAACATACTCTGAATGGAAAAGTTTATACAAGGAGTTAGAGTTGCAGCTCAGTAATAATGTGATCCTCGATGTTAATGCTGTTCTGAAAGTCAGCTTGGAGGACCTTCCAACTGATCTGAAGAACTGTTTTCTGTACTGCACAATGTTTCCAGAGGATTATCTGTTCCAAAGAAGACAGGTAATGAGGCATTGGATAGCATCTGGATTCATTAAAGAAGCAGGGAACAAAACATTGGATGAAGTGGCAGAGGGTTACCTGAACAAACTTGTAAACAGAAGCCTACTGCAGGTGGTCGAGCGGAACCGGGCTGGCCAAGTTTATAGGTGCCGAATGCATGACATTCTCCGTGTTTTAGCTCTCACTAAATCAGAAGAGGAATCCTTTTGTCATGTTTACAATGGCTTAACGCCTTTTTCGACCAAGAAGACGCGTCGTCTGTCAATTCAGAGTACAAACGTGGAACAATTGGCCCCGTTGCTGTGTGCAACAAGTCTCCGCTCTCTGCATGTTTTTGAGAGTCATCTGAGAATTGATTCTCTAGAGGCTTTCCTCAAACCTTTCAACTTACTGTCAACATTGGATCTGCAGGGAGTTCAAATCAAGAGACTACCCAAGATTGTCTTCAACTTGTTTAATCTCCGCTTTCTAGGTCTTCGAGATACTCATATTGAGTATCTCCCAAAAGAAATAGGAAGGTTACAGAACCTGGAAGTCCTTGATGCTTACAATTCTATGCTATCGGCGCTTCCAGTGCAAGTAGCCACACTTCGGAAATTGAAATACCTGTATGTGGTTACTATTCCAGCTGGAGCTGACGAGAGAGTTCTTACTTTTGAAGGGATCCAGGTGCCTAAGGGTATCGGCAATTTGACCGACTTGCTGGCCCTGCAACTTATCGAAGCTAGCAGTGAGGTTCTGTTTCAGCTAGGATATTTGACCAAGATGAGAAGTTTTTCTATCACTAAAGTTAGGAGTGGTCATTGGGCAGATTTGTGTGGGGCCATCGCGAAAATGGTTCATCTTGTTCATGTAACAATCCATTCACTTGATCAAAGGGAAGTTCTGCAGCTGGAATCACTATGCTTACCACCAACAGTTTCGGAAGTTGTAATATATGCGCAGCTGGACCAAAGAGTTCTACCTCAGTTCGTCTCATCCAGTTCAAAACTCATTAACCTCACTGGTTTACATTTGGGTTGGTCCAAATTAGATGAAAACTCTTTTGCGTGCCTCTTGGGTTTGCATGGCTTAGTTACACTTGTCCTTAATAAGGCTTATGATGGAAAGGAGCTGAACTTTCCTGCAACATCACTTCCAAAACTCAAATATTTACGGATATGGGATGCTCCAAATCTCAGCAGAGTTACAATTAAACAACGTGCGATGCAAAATATTGTTCAACTAATTCTCACTGACTGTCCAGAATTGAAACATCTTCCTCATGGCATCGAGCATCTTAGTACCCTCGAGTACCTGAAGCTGTGCGATATTTCCGAAGAGCTGACACGGAAGCTTCAGCTAAATGAGGAATCAAAGGAATGCAATGAAGATTGGATGAAAATTAGCCATGTGAGATGGGTTGACTTTAATTAG